In the genome of Gloeotrichia echinulata CP02, one region contains:
- a CDS encoding DDE transposase family protein translates to MTNSENWYIVKRKSENCEIVPGEEVKGDNPQIIEQWRPFTSQAEAIARRVGLIRSRKCQPI, encoded by the coding sequence ATGACTAATTCAGAAAACTGGTATATTGTCAAGCGTAAGAGTGAAAATTGCGAGATAGTCCCCGGTGAGGAAGTTAAGGGCGATAATCCACAGATTATAGAACAGTGGAGGCCGTTTACCTCACAAGCAGAGGCGATCGCCCGTCGGGTTGGACTGATTAGATCTCGTAAATGTCAACCAATTTAA
- a CDS encoding RNA-binding protein produces MSIYVGNLSYEVTQDTLSDVFAKYGTVRRVQLPTDRETGQLRGFGFVEMGTEAEEAAAISALDGAEWMGRDLKVNKAKPREDRGSSGGNRGGYGGGSRNRY; encoded by the coding sequence ATGTCAATTTATGTAGGCAACCTTTCTTACGAAGTTACCCAAGACACCTTAAGTGATGTTTTTGCCAAATACGGCACTGTACGTCGTGTTCAACTACCTACTGACCGCGAAACAGGGCAACTACGGGGTTTCGGATTTGTGGAAATGGGAACCGAAGCTGAAGAAGCAGCTGCGATTTCCGCCCTTGACGGTGCTGAATGGATGGGTCGGGATCTAAAAGTTAACAAAGCCAAGCCCAGAGAAGACAGAGGTTCATCTGGTGGAAATCGGGGAGGATACGGTGGCGGCTCCCGTAACCGCTACTAA
- the rpsU gene encoding 30S ribosomal protein S21, which yields MTQIVVGDNEHIESALRRFKREVSKAGIFQDMRKHRHFETPIEKRKRKEVAKHRQGKRRFRT from the coding sequence ATGACCCAAATAGTAGTGGGTGACAATGAACACATTGAGTCAGCCTTACGCCGATTTAAGCGAGAAGTTTCTAAGGCTGGGATTTTTCAAGACATGAGGAAGCATCGTCACTTTGAAACGCCCATTGAAAAACGCAAGCGTAAAGAAGTTGCCAAGCACAGACAAGGTAAACGACGTTTCCGTACTTGA